Proteins encoded in a region of the Tetrapisispora phaffii CBS 4417 chromosome 12, complete genome genome:
- the PUS5 gene encoding pseudouridine synthase PUS5 (similar to Saccharomyces cerevisiae PUS5 (YLR165C); ancestral locus Anc_8.380) produces the protein MNKFSPSILYRCNNYILTSKASGQVCQPGKVKTRLGFKKHTVVLDELKKKYSDEKDITEWRNVQRLDIGVTGGLIIATNKNSAIQFSRNLKEGGNAGYKIIRRYVALLNPNSNSSRGLPEEGRIVTNNNKMITLYKQFDENCYIFELVSGMKHQIRIHASKVLEAPVYNDLLYKGSPVGDDPVQIALHSAFVKTKIGFNIREHSIPMPYHNKTLWDPKYIADGGYFIPEIGRILEEGFDSKELEVVDKRTKYIRHTEAK, from the coding sequence atgaataagTTCAGCCCTTCCATTCTATACAGGTGCAATAATTATATCCTTACAAGTAAAGCCAGTGGCCAGGTTTGCCAACCTGGGAAAGTAAAGACTCGCCTGGGGTTCAAAAAGCACACAGTAGTATTAGACGagttgaagaagaagtacAGCGATGAGAAGGATATTACTGAATGGAGGAACGTTCAAAGGCTCGATATAGGAGTCACTGGCGGTTTGATTATTGctacaaataaaaattcagcAATCCAATTCTCgagaaatttaaaagaaggTGGCAATGCAGGGTATAAGATTATTAGAAGGTATGTGGCACTTTTGAATCCAAATAGTAATTCTAGTAGAGGCCTCCCAGAGGAAGGTAGAATTGTAACGAATAACAATAAGATGATCActttatataaacaattcGACGAAaattgttatatttttgaattagtCTCAGGAATGAAACATCAAATTAGAATTCATGCTTCTAAAGTATTGGAAGCTCCTGTTTATAACGATTTATTATACAAGGGATCTCCAGTAGGAGATGATCCTGTACAAATTGCATTGCATTCTGCTTTTGTGAAAACCAAAATTGGATTTAACATTAGAGAACATTCGATACCAATGCCTTATCACAACAAAACACTTTGGGATCCAAAATATATAGCCGATGGTGGGTATTTCATTCCTGAAATAGGTAGGATATTAGAAGAAGGTTTCGATTCAAAAGAATTGGAAGTAGTTGATAAACGCACAAAGTATATCAGACATACTGAAGCCAAATGA